The proteins below are encoded in one region of Nocardioides marmorisolisilvae:
- the tyrS gene encoding tyrosine--tRNA ligase produces the protein MSIDPHLLDDLEWRGLIAHATDRDALREALTTGSVRFYVGFDPTAPSLHMGHLVQILTAKRLQQAGHTPYALVGGATGMIGDPRESGERTLNDLDTVKQWVDRVRHQIEPFLSFEGENAATMVNNYDWTASLSTIDFLRDIGKHFPVNRMLARDVVRSRLEAGISYTEFSYVLLQSMDFLNLYRDHGVRLQFGGSDQWGNLTAGVDLIRRSVGGQAHAIATPLMTRSDGTKYGKTEGGALWLDSDMMSPYAFHQFWLNVEDAKVGELLRVFTFLPRDEIESLEAQTDEKPFLRAGQKALADEVTTLVHGEKETAQAKAAASALFGGGELRALSPTTLSAALTEAGAAAAPLGTPYVDLLVAAGLAKSKGEARRTISEGGAYLNNERVTDPDLVPCADDLIDGWAVLRRGKKHLAGVRLG, from the coding sequence GTGTCCATCGACCCCCACCTCCTCGACGATCTCGAGTGGCGCGGACTGATCGCGCACGCGACGGACCGCGATGCCCTGCGCGAAGCGCTCACGACGGGCAGCGTGCGGTTCTACGTGGGGTTCGACCCGACCGCCCCGAGCCTGCACATGGGCCACCTCGTCCAGATCCTCACCGCAAAGCGGCTCCAGCAGGCGGGACACACGCCGTACGCACTGGTCGGCGGCGCCACCGGGATGATCGGCGACCCGAGGGAGTCGGGCGAACGGACCCTCAACGACCTCGACACGGTCAAGCAGTGGGTCGACCGCGTGCGCCACCAGATCGAGCCGTTCTTGTCCTTCGAGGGCGAGAACGCCGCGACGATGGTGAACAACTACGACTGGACGGCCAGCCTGTCGACGATCGACTTCCTGCGTGACATCGGCAAGCATTTCCCGGTCAACCGGATGCTGGCCCGAGACGTGGTGCGCAGCCGGCTGGAGGCGGGCATCAGCTACACCGAGTTCAGCTACGTCCTGCTGCAGTCGATGGACTTCTTGAACCTCTACCGCGACCACGGCGTACGGCTGCAGTTCGGCGGCTCCGACCAGTGGGGCAACCTCACCGCCGGCGTGGACCTGATCAGGCGGAGCGTCGGCGGGCAGGCGCACGCGATCGCCACACCGCTGATGACCCGGTCGGACGGCACGAAGTACGGCAAGACCGAGGGCGGCGCCCTGTGGCTGGACTCCGACATGATGTCGCCGTACGCCTTCCACCAGTTCTGGCTCAACGTCGAGGATGCCAAGGTCGGCGAGCTGCTCCGGGTGTTCACCTTCCTGCCCAGGGACGAGATCGAGTCGCTCGAGGCGCAGACGGACGAGAAGCCCTTCCTGCGGGCCGGCCAGAAGGCACTCGCGGACGAGGTCACCACCCTGGTCCACGGCGAGAAGGAGACGGCGCAGGCGAAGGCTGCGGCGTCCGCCCTCTTCGGTGGCGGTGAGCTCCGCGCGCTGAGCCCGACGACCCTGTCCGCCGCGCTCACCGAGGCCGGCGCTGCGGCCGCGCCACTGGGGACGCCGTACGTCGACCTGCTGGTGGCCGCCGGCCTGGCGAAGAGCAAGGGGGAGGCGCGTCGGACGATCAGCGAAGGCGGGGCCTACCTCAACAACGAGCGGGTGACCGACCCGGATCTCGTCCCCTGCGCCGACGACCTGATCGACGGCTGGGCAGTGCTGCGTCGCGGCAAGAAGCACCTCGCGGGCGTCAGACTGGGCTGA
- a CDS encoding alpha-hydroxy acid oxidase translates to MTGAREGVTASEAHAAWASYRLWPRMLRDVSAVATSTTLLGTTYGIPLGVAPTSLQRCADPEGERAMARATRTAGAPHVVSSNAGFPFAAIAAVGGPWWLQAYLTTDRAACLPMLEAAVAAGAEAVVLTVDTPFPGTKYGVADADWVGVDLSWHRCNYPSGTAAGQRGDWARDVGPEDLAWLAEQTGVPVVVKGILRPDDADTCVQAGAAAVWVSNHGGRQLDRSVATAHVLPTVVEAVDGRAEVYVDGGVGSGIDLVTALALGADAAFVGRLPWLALAAGGESEVRAVLGRLTEELVETMRLAGSADPASCRGLTGPAEGPSEARIGR, encoded by the coding sequence GTGACGGGCGCCCGGGAGGGCGTCACCGCCTCGGAGGCGCATGCCGCGTGGGCGTCGTACCGGCTCTGGCCGCGGATGCTCCGCGACGTGTCGGCAGTGGCCACCTCGACCACGCTGCTCGGCACCACCTACGGGATCCCCCTCGGGGTGGCCCCGACGTCGTTGCAGCGGTGCGCCGATCCGGAGGGCGAGCGGGCGATGGCGCGTGCCACCCGGACGGCCGGCGCACCCCACGTCGTGTCCAGCAACGCCGGCTTCCCCTTCGCCGCGATCGCCGCGGTCGGCGGTCCGTGGTGGCTGCAGGCCTACCTCACGACGGACCGCGCCGCCTGCTTGCCGATGCTCGAGGCCGCGGTGGCAGCCGGGGCGGAGGCCGTCGTGCTCACCGTCGACACTCCCTTCCCGGGCACCAAGTACGGCGTCGCGGACGCGGACTGGGTCGGCGTGGACCTGTCCTGGCACCGGTGCAACTACCCGAGCGGCACCGCTGCCGGGCAGCGCGGGGACTGGGCGCGGGACGTGGGGCCCGAGGACCTCGCGTGGCTCGCCGAGCAGACCGGTGTCCCCGTCGTGGTCAAGGGGATCCTGCGACCGGACGACGCGGACACCTGTGTCCAGGCCGGCGCGGCGGCGGTCTGGGTGTCCAACCACGGCGGTCGCCAGCTCGACCGGTCGGTCGCGACCGCGCACGTGCTGCCCACCGTCGTCGAGGCGGTCGACGGCCGTGCCGAGGTCTACGTCGACGGCGGCGTAGGTTCCGGTATCGATCTGGTCACGGCACTCGCCCTCGGCGCGGACGCGGCCTTCGTCGGGAGACTCCCCTGGCTGGCCCTGGCGGCCGGAGGCGAGTCCGAGGTACGGGCCGTTCTCGGCCGGCTGACCGAGGAACTGGTGGAGACGATGCGTCTCGCGGGCAGTGCGGACCCGGCCTCCTGCCGCGGCCTGACCGGGCCCGCAGAGGGGCCGTCCGAGGCCCGGATCGGCCGCTGA
- a CDS encoding tetratricopeptide repeat protein produces the protein MPGASRDRGRGAVGRPGRDTRGGSGRDTRGGGRDAGRPARAPRRDEAERSADQQRYDGPPIPEHITGKELDRGVATQLKSLPEKLGLRVARHLVAAGLTLESDPTTAYQHTLAARARAGRLAVVREAVGEAAYAAGEYAEALQELRAARRMNGSPDYLAIMADCERALKRPDRALRLLKDAPRARLSSDQQAELTIVEAGARRDRGETDAALRLLEQAPIDSRSRAPWVARLRYVYADTLVEAGRTADALEWFHRAEAVDGEGLTDAADRAAEIEAQTAPEGE, from the coding sequence GTGCCCGGGGCATCGCGGGACCGCGGCCGCGGTGCGGTCGGGCGTCCTGGCCGCGACACCCGCGGCGGCTCTGGCCGCGACACCCGCGGCGGGGGTCGTGATGCCGGTCGCCCTGCCAGGGCGCCGCGACGGGACGAGGCGGAGCGTTCCGCGGACCAGCAACGCTACGACGGCCCGCCGATCCCGGAGCACATCACCGGCAAGGAGCTGGACCGGGGGGTGGCCACCCAGCTGAAGTCGCTGCCGGAGAAGCTGGGCCTTCGGGTGGCCCGGCACCTGGTGGCTGCCGGCCTGACCCTGGAATCCGACCCGACGACGGCCTACCAGCACACGCTGGCGGCGCGGGCACGGGCGGGCCGGCTCGCGGTGGTCCGTGAGGCTGTCGGCGAGGCAGCGTATGCGGCGGGGGAGTACGCCGAGGCGCTCCAGGAGCTGCGTGCGGCACGCCGGATGAACGGCTCTCCGGACTACCTGGCGATCATGGCCGACTGCGAACGCGCCCTGAAGCGGCCCGACCGTGCCCTCCGACTGCTCAAGGACGCGCCGCGCGCCCGGCTCTCCTCCGACCAACAGGCTGAGCTGACCATCGTCGAGGCCGGTGCGCGGCGGGACCGTGGCGAGACCGATGCCGCTCTCCGCCTGCTCGAGCAGGCACCCATCGACTCCCGGTCGCGGGCCCCCTGGGTCGCTCGGCTCCGGTACGTGTACGCCGACACGCTCGTCGAGGCCGGCCGGACCGCGGACGCGCTGGAGTGGTTCCACCGCGCTGAAGCCGTGGACGGGGAGGGCCTGACGGACGCCGCCGACCGGGCCGCCGAGATCGAGGCACAGACCGCTCCCGAGGGCGAGTGA
- a CDS encoding single-stranded DNA-binding protein, translated as MTRQGQQIDEDERAEEPAPNQVVLTGRLTRAPELRELPSGDSLVTFRLSVPRSAPTRTGRRAADWFDCAVWTGRLRTSTSRWLPGDEVTVSGALRRRHFRVAGGVPRTTVEVEVLAARRLTRGRRPDRAQSVRASPQ; from the coding sequence GTGACCCGACAAGGACAGCAGATCGATGAAGACGAGCGCGCCGAGGAGCCCGCACCGAACCAGGTGGTGCTCACCGGGCGGTTGACCCGTGCGCCGGAGCTGCGCGAACTGCCCAGCGGGGACAGCCTGGTGACCTTCCGGCTGAGCGTGCCGCGGTCCGCGCCGACGCGCACCGGGCGACGTGCCGCGGACTGGTTCGACTGTGCGGTGTGGACCGGACGACTGAGGACGAGCACGTCCCGGTGGCTTCCAGGCGATGAGGTGACCGTGAGCGGTGCGCTGCGGCGCCGGCACTTCCGGGTGGCTGGGGGAGTGCCACGGACCACGGTCGAGGTCGAGGTGCTCGCGGCCCGCAGGCTCACACGGGGCCGGCGGCCCGATCGGGCACAATCGGTGCGTGCTTCGCCCCAGTGA
- a CDS encoding HAD-IIA family hydrolase: MLRPSEQPLSSAYDLAVLDLDGVVYVGGTAVDHAADVLDRTRSAGLQVAFVTNNAARTPMSVAEHLAELGIRAEPGDVVTSAQAAAGLLARQLDPGASVFVIGDDGLSWAVRERGLVPVTEAAEHIAAVVQGYGPQMPWRRVVDGALLVRAGLPWVATNMDLTLPTPRGPGPGNGTLVELVATYAGRSPQVAGKPEPALFEETVERVGGEHPLVVGDRLDTDIAGATRVGWDSLLVLTGVTGLPELVGAGTDGRPTFLGSDLRSLERAHGVPEHAEGAWRLGGWSASVADRKLTVSGAGEVDDWWRVVAVAAWEQLDRGTGPVETGDLRPPGSASR; the protein is encoded by the coding sequence GTGCTTCGCCCCAGTGAACAGCCGCTTTCCTCGGCGTACGACTTGGCCGTCCTCGACCTCGACGGTGTCGTCTACGTCGGTGGCACGGCGGTCGACCACGCAGCGGATGTGCTGGACCGCACCCGGTCGGCAGGGTTGCAGGTGGCCTTCGTGACCAACAACGCGGCCCGTACGCCGATGTCTGTGGCCGAGCACCTGGCCGAGCTGGGGATCAGGGCGGAGCCCGGCGACGTGGTGACCAGCGCCCAGGCGGCAGCGGGATTGCTCGCTCGCCAGCTCGACCCGGGCGCATCGGTGTTCGTGATCGGCGACGACGGGCTCAGCTGGGCGGTGCGCGAACGCGGACTGGTCCCGGTGACAGAGGCCGCGGAGCACATCGCCGCGGTCGTCCAGGGCTACGGGCCACAGATGCCGTGGCGCCGAGTGGTCGACGGCGCGCTGCTGGTCCGAGCCGGGCTGCCGTGGGTGGCGACCAACATGGATCTGACCCTTCCCACTCCCCGCGGACCGGGGCCGGGCAATGGAACCCTCGTGGAGCTCGTCGCGACGTATGCCGGACGGTCGCCGCAGGTCGCCGGCAAGCCCGAGCCGGCGCTGTTCGAGGAGACCGTCGAGCGCGTCGGCGGCGAGCACCCATTGGTGGTCGGTGACCGGCTCGACACCGACATCGCAGGTGCCACCCGGGTCGGCTGGGACAGCCTGCTGGTCCTGACCGGTGTGACCGGGCTTCCCGAGCTGGTCGGGGCCGGCACGGACGGGCGGCCGACCTTCCTGGGCAGCGACCTGCGGTCCCTGGAGCGTGCGCACGGTGTGCCGGAGCACGCCGAGGGCGCGTGGCGGCTCGGCGGTTGGAGCGCCTCGGTGGCGGACCGGAAGCTGACCGTGAGCGGAGCCGGCGAGGTCGACGACTGGTGGCGCGTAGTCGCCGTTGCCGCGTGGGAGCAGCTCGATCGCGGCACCGGGCCAGTCGAGACCGGGGACCTCCGTCCACCGGGGTCGGCATCCCGGTAG
- a CDS encoding TlyA family RNA methyltransferase: protein MSPRRLRLDAELVRRSMARSREHASRLIAEGRVSVNGRQATKPATAVGTDADLVVRADPRDTTEYASRGGHKLAGALEVFGARGLSVRGRRCLDAGASTGGFTDVLLRAGAAEVVAVDVGYGQLAWPLRNDPRVEVHDRTNIRSLTLEQIGLPVDVVVGDLSFISLRLVLDALIGVTDPEGDLALMVKPQFEVGKDRLGKGGVVRDPGLRAEAVTSVAEAADDRGWGARAVTTSPLPGPSGNVEFFLWLRRGPSRVTSADILAEAATAAGVPDERLDR, encoded by the coding sequence TTGTCGCCCCGGCGCCTTCGCCTCGACGCCGAGCTGGTCCGCCGGTCGATGGCACGTTCCCGCGAGCACGCCTCGCGGCTCATCGCCGAGGGCCGGGTGAGCGTGAACGGCCGACAGGCGACCAAGCCGGCGACCGCGGTCGGCACCGACGCCGACCTGGTCGTCCGGGCCGACCCCCGGGACACGACCGAGTATGCGAGCAGGGGTGGTCACAAGCTGGCGGGCGCGCTCGAGGTGTTCGGCGCGCGAGGGCTGAGCGTGCGCGGTCGCCGCTGCCTCGACGCCGGCGCGTCCACGGGTGGGTTCACCGACGTGCTGCTGCGGGCCGGGGCAGCCGAGGTCGTCGCGGTCGACGTGGGATACGGCCAGCTCGCGTGGCCGCTGCGCAACGACCCTCGTGTCGAGGTGCACGACCGCACCAACATCCGCAGCCTCACCCTGGAGCAGATCGGCCTGCCCGTCGATGTCGTGGTGGGGGACCTGTCGTTCATCTCCCTCCGGCTGGTGCTGGACGCGCTCATCGGGGTCACGGACCCGGAGGGCGACCTGGCGCTGATGGTCAAGCCGCAGTTCGAGGTCGGCAAGGATCGGCTCGGCAAGGGCGGGGTGGTGCGCGACCCCGGTCTTCGCGCGGAGGCGGTCACCTCCGTAGCGGAGGCGGCCGACGACCGGGGCTGGGGCGCCCGTGCGGTGACGACCAGCCCGCTGCCCGGCCCCTCGGGCAACGTCGAGTTCTTCCTCTGGCTGCGCCGCGGGCCCTCGAGGGTGACGTCGGCGGACATCCTCGCCGAGGCGGCCACCGCGGCGGGGGTGCCGGATGAGAGGCTGGATCGGTGA
- a CDS encoding NAD kinase yields the protein MTSTRPTRRILVLAHTGRDEARGIARQVVDALRQHGLSVRLLADEAADLGLAEGDGLELVDTDADRDCELVIVLGGDGTILRAAELTHDSGIPLLGVNLGHVGFLAEAESEDVDSMIDAVVSRRYTIEERLSLDVMVYRGKELVKATWALNEASVEKAARERMLQVVIGVDGRPLSRFGCDGVVCATPTGSTAYNFSAGGPVVWPSVEALLMVPISAHALFARPLVVAPTSVLAVEVLEDNDGSGVLWCDGRRPVDLPPGAHIEVRRGRSPVRLIRLHQAPFTDRLVAKFDLPVEGWRGAQQRRRRNGSSA from the coding sequence GTGACCAGCACCCGTCCGACCCGCCGCATCCTGGTCCTTGCCCACACCGGCCGGGACGAGGCCCGAGGCATCGCGCGCCAGGTCGTCGACGCCCTCCGGCAGCACGGTCTGTCGGTACGGCTTCTGGCCGACGAGGCGGCGGACCTCGGCCTCGCCGAGGGTGACGGGCTGGAGCTCGTCGACACCGACGCCGATCGCGACTGCGAGCTGGTCATCGTGCTGGGAGGCGACGGCACCATCCTGCGCGCTGCGGAGCTCACCCACGACTCCGGGATCCCGCTGCTCGGCGTCAACCTCGGGCACGTCGGCTTCCTCGCCGAGGCGGAGAGCGAGGACGTCGACTCGATGATCGACGCGGTGGTGTCCCGTCGCTACACGATCGAGGAGCGGCTGTCCCTCGACGTGATGGTCTACCGCGGCAAGGAGCTGGTCAAGGCGACCTGGGCGCTCAACGAGGCAAGCGTCGAGAAGGCCGCTCGGGAGCGGATGCTGCAGGTCGTGATCGGTGTGGACGGCCGCCCGCTGAGCCGGTTCGGCTGCGACGGCGTGGTCTGCGCCACGCCGACCGGCTCGACGGCGTACAACTTCTCCGCAGGTGGTCCGGTCGTCTGGCCGAGCGTGGAGGCCCTGCTGATGGTCCCGATCAGCGCGCATGCCCTGTTCGCCCGACCGCTCGTGGTGGCGCCCACCTCGGTGCTCGCCGTCGAGGTCCTCGAGGACAACGACGGGTCCGGCGTGCTCTGGTGCGACGGGCGGCGTCCGGTGGACCTGCCTCCGGGGGCGCATATCGAGGTGCGCCGCGGCCGCAGCCCGGTGAGGCTCATCAGGCTCCATCAGGCGCCCTTCACCGACCGACTGGTCGCGAAGTTCGACCTTCCCGTCGAGGGCTGGCGCGGCGCCCAGCAGCGCCGCCGTCGCAACGGGAGCAGCGCGTGA
- the recN gene encoding DNA repair protein RecN translates to MIEEIRISSLGVIDESVLELGPGLSVITGETGAGKTMLVTALGLLLGNRADSGAVRTGARAARVDGVVRVDAAVVQAVEELGGEVEDGVVLLARQITAEGRSRAFVGGASVPVSALSGLADGLVAVHGQSDQHRLLRPEAQREALDEFAGKSVTTPLRDYTARFSRLKEVESELHEVTTHARERAREADLLRLGLSEIEAVAPQPGEDAALAAEEARLGHADTLRTAAESARAALSADEGPDATGALAAARRALESVREHDGDAAALSDRVAEMGYLLADLATDVASYSAAVETDPARLAAVSERRAALTALTRKYGDSIDEVLAWAAQAVTRLTELDDSDEHLERLREESTRLRAELTDLAGRLSSARKVAASRLAGAVTRELHSLSMPHALLEVVVGDAGRFTPTGVDEVDFLLAANTGMAARPLGKGASGGELSRVMLGLEVVLAGTRTAPTFVFDEVDAGIGGKAAVEVGRRLAALARHAQVLVVTHLPQVAAFAEQHVVVRKSGDGSVTTSGLTVLDDAGRVQELSRMLAGLEESDTAMAHAKELLDLARASV, encoded by the coding sequence GTGATCGAGGAGATCAGGATCAGCTCGCTCGGCGTGATCGACGAGTCGGTCCTCGAGCTCGGCCCGGGGCTCAGCGTGATCACCGGCGAGACGGGCGCCGGCAAGACCATGCTGGTCACCGCCCTCGGCCTGCTCCTCGGCAACCGCGCCGACTCCGGCGCGGTCCGCACCGGCGCCCGCGCCGCCCGCGTCGACGGTGTTGTCCGGGTCGACGCGGCCGTCGTCCAGGCGGTCGAGGAGCTCGGCGGCGAGGTGGAGGACGGCGTCGTGCTGCTGGCCCGACAGATCACCGCGGAAGGGCGCTCGCGTGCATTCGTCGGGGGAGCCTCGGTGCCCGTCTCGGCGCTCTCCGGGCTCGCCGACGGGCTGGTCGCGGTGCACGGGCAGTCCGACCAGCACCGGCTGCTGCGACCGGAGGCCCAGCGTGAGGCGCTCGACGAGTTCGCCGGGAAGTCCGTCACCACGCCGCTGCGCGACTACACGGCGAGGTTCAGCCGGCTCAAGGAGGTCGAGAGCGAGCTCCACGAGGTGACCACCCATGCCAGGGAGCGCGCCCGCGAGGCCGACCTGCTCCGCCTGGGCCTGAGCGAGATCGAGGCGGTCGCGCCGCAGCCGGGCGAGGACGCCGCCCTGGCGGCCGAGGAGGCACGCCTGGGTCACGCCGACACGCTGCGTACCGCGGCGGAGTCGGCCCGGGCGGCGCTCTCCGCGGATGAGGGACCCGACGCCACCGGTGCCCTCGCCGCCGCTCGGCGTGCGCTGGAGTCCGTGCGTGAGCATGACGGCGACGCCGCCGCCCTGTCCGACCGGGTGGCCGAGATGGGCTACCTGCTGGCCGACCTGGCCACCGACGTCGCGTCGTACTCGGCCGCGGTCGAGACCGATCCGGCACGGCTCGCGGCGGTCTCGGAACGGCGTGCCGCCCTGACCGCACTGACCCGCAAGTACGGCGACAGCATCGACGAGGTGCTCGCCTGGGCTGCGCAGGCGGTCACCAGGCTCACCGAGCTGGACGACTCCGACGAGCACCTCGAACGGTTGCGCGAGGAGAGCACCCGGCTGCGCGCGGAGCTGACCGACCTGGCCGGTCGGCTGAGCAGCGCGCGCAAGGTGGCCGCATCGCGGCTGGCCGGGGCGGTGACCCGCGAGCTGCACTCCCTCTCGATGCCGCACGCCCTCCTCGAGGTCGTCGTCGGCGACGCTGGGCGGTTCACCCCGACCGGCGTCGACGAGGTCGACTTCCTCCTCGCCGCGAACACCGGCATGGCGGCGAGGCCCCTCGGCAAGGGAGCGTCGGGTGGTGAGCTCTCCCGGGTCATGCTCGGTCTCGAGGTGGTGCTCGCCGGCACCCGCACCGCGCCGACGTTCGTCTTCGACGAGGTCGATGCGGGGATCGGCGGAAAGGCGGCGGTCGAGGTCGGTCGCCGACTGGCCGCGCTCGCCCGGCACGCCCAGGTCCTGGTGGTCACCCATCTTCCGCAGGTGGCCGCCTTCGCCGAGCAGCACGTCGTCGTGCGCAAGTCCGGTGACGGCAGCGTCACGACGTCCGGCCTGACCGTGCTCGATGACGCCGGTCGGGTCCAGGAGCTGTCCCGGATGCTCGCCGGTCTCGAGGAGTCCGACACGGCGATGGCGCACGCGAAGGAACTCCTCGACCTGGCACGCGCGTCCGTGTGA
- a CDS encoding CTP synthase, translating into MPRRDRQTKHIFVTGGVASSLGKGLTASSLGRLLKSRGLRVTMQKLDPYLNVDPGTMNPFQHGEVFVTNDGAETDLDIGHYERFLDTDLNQIANVTTGQVYSSVIAKERRGDYLGDTVQVIPHITNEIKERILAMGGPDIDLVITEIGGTVGDIESLPFLEAARQVRHDLGRDDVFFLHVSLIPFIGPSGELKTKPTQHSVAALRSIGIQPDAIVCRADRPVPDSVKRKISLMCDVDQDAVVTAADAPSIYDIPKVLHKEGLDAYVVRRLSLPFHDVEWELWDDLLRKVHHPDEEVTVALVGKYIDLPDAYLSVVEALRAGGFAHSAKVNVDWVASDECRTAEGAARLLSDADAVCVPGGFGIRGIEGKLGALTYARTHGIPTLGLCLGLQCMVIEYARSVAGLEKAASTEFDPDVVEPVIATMEEQKRFVEGAGDLGGTMRLGLYPADLAPGSIVAEAYGEARVQERHRHRYEVNNAYRDQLSEAGLVFSGTNPDLDLVEYVELPRDTHPYYVATQAHPELRSRPTRPHPLFAGLVGAALDRQRELRIPIDESGLRRPLADEDE; encoded by the coding sequence ATGCCGCGCAGGGACCGTCAGACCAAACACATCTTCGTCACCGGTGGCGTCGCCTCCTCGCTCGGCAAGGGCCTGACCGCCTCGAGCCTCGGACGGCTGCTGAAGTCGCGCGGGCTCCGGGTGACGATGCAGAAGCTCGACCCGTACCTCAACGTCGACCCCGGCACCATGAACCCGTTCCAGCACGGCGAGGTGTTCGTCACCAACGACGGCGCCGAGACCGACCTGGACATCGGTCACTACGAGCGGTTCCTGGACACCGACCTCAATCAGATCGCCAACGTCACCACCGGGCAGGTCTACTCCAGTGTGATCGCCAAGGAGCGCCGCGGCGACTACCTCGGCGACACCGTCCAGGTGATCCCGCACATCACCAACGAGATCAAAGAGCGGATCCTGGCCATGGGCGGGCCGGACATCGACCTGGTCATCACCGAGATCGGCGGCACCGTCGGTGATATCGAGTCGCTGCCGTTCCTGGAGGCGGCCCGGCAGGTGCGCCACGACCTCGGCCGCGACGACGTCTTCTTCCTGCACGTCTCCCTGATCCCGTTCATCGGTCCGTCGGGTGAGCTGAAGACGAAGCCGACCCAGCACTCGGTGGCGGCGCTGCGGTCGATCGGCATCCAGCCCGACGCCATCGTCTGCCGCGCCGACCGGCCCGTCCCGGACTCGGTCAAGCGGAAGATCTCGCTGATGTGCGACGTGGACCAGGACGCGGTCGTCACGGCTGCGGACGCTCCGTCGATCTACGACATCCCGAAGGTGCTGCACAAGGAGGGGCTCGACGCGTACGTCGTACGGCGGCTGAGCCTGCCGTTCCACGACGTCGAGTGGGAGCTGTGGGACGACCTGCTGCGCAAGGTGCACCACCCAGACGAGGAGGTGACCGTCGCGCTGGTCGGCAAGTACATCGACCTGCCCGATGCCTACCTGTCGGTGGTTGAGGCCCTGCGCGCCGGTGGGTTCGCCCACTCCGCCAAGGTCAATGTGGACTGGGTCGCCTCGGACGAGTGCCGCACCGCCGAGGGCGCCGCCCGCCTGCTCAGCGACGCCGATGCGGTCTGCGTCCCGGGCGGCTTCGGGATCCGCGGCATCGAGGGCAAGCTCGGTGCGCTCACCTACGCCCGCACCCATGGCATCCCGACGCTGGGGCTGTGCCTGGGTCTGCAGTGCATGGTGATCGAGTACGCCCGCTCGGTTGCCGGCCTTGAGAAGGCGGCGTCCACCGAGTTCGACCCGGACGTGGTGGAGCCGGTGATCGCCACCATGGAGGAGCAGAAGCGCTTCGTCGAGGGCGCCGGCGACCTCGGTGGCACCATGCGGCTGGGCCTCTACCCGGCCGACCTGGCACCGGGAAGCATCGTCGCCGAGGCATACGGCGAGGCACGAGTGCAGGAGCGCCACCGGCACCGCTACGAGGTGAACAACGCCTACCGCGACCAGCTCAGCGAGGCCGGGCTGGTCTTCTCCGGGACCAACCCCGACCTCGATCTGGTCGAGTACGTCGAGCTGCCTCGGGACACCCATCCCTACTACGTGGCCACCCAGGCCCACCCGGAGCTGCGCTCGCGGCCGACCCGACCGCACCCGCTGTTCGCCGGTCTGGTCGGAGCCGCGCTCGACCGTCAGCGCGAGCTGCGCATTCCGATCGACGAGAGTGGCCTGCGTCGGCCGCTCGCTGACGAGGACGAGTGA
- a CDS encoding NUDIX hydrolase, translating to MTPAERQPPETPALQDVPEQWPVTSTREIHRDDWVVEVHEDTLHRPGHDDEPFDRLVITHPGAVMVLAVDEQERVCCLRQYRHVAGRNFVELPAGICDHEGEDPVETAKRELKEEAELQADEWRHLLTLWPTVGLTNEVHHLYLARRLSTLDRGDFEMAHEEAEIVVFWAPMQDLLDAVLEGRVQQGPLAAGVLAYDVLKRRGEI from the coding sequence GTGACTCCCGCCGAGCGTCAGCCGCCGGAGACTCCCGCGCTGCAGGACGTCCCAGAGCAGTGGCCGGTCACCAGCACCCGCGAGATCCATCGCGACGACTGGGTCGTCGAGGTCCATGAGGACACCCTGCACCGGCCCGGTCACGACGACGAGCCCTTCGACCGTCTGGTCATCACCCACCCTGGCGCGGTGATGGTGCTGGCGGTCGACGAGCAGGAGCGGGTCTGCTGCCTGCGGCAGTACCGCCACGTCGCCGGTCGCAACTTCGTCGAGCTCCCGGCGGGGATCTGCGACCACGAGGGCGAGGACCCGGTCGAGACCGCCAAGCGCGAGCTGAAGGAGGAGGCGGAGCTCCAAGCCGATGAGTGGCGCCACCTGTTGACGCTGTGGCCGACGGTCGGGCTCACCAACGAGGTGCACCACCTCTACCTCGCGCGCCGGCTCAGCACCCTTGATCGTGGCGACTTCGAGATGGCGCACGAGGAGGCCGAGATCGTGGTGTTCTGGGCGCCGATGCAGGACCTGCTCGACGCCGTCCTCGAAGGCCGGGTGCAGCAGGGGCCCCTGGCTGCAGGCGTGCTGGCCTACGACGTGCTCAAGCGGCGCGGCGAGATCTGA